One genomic region from Mytilus trossulus isolate FHL-02 chromosome 9, PNRI_Mtr1.1.1.hap1, whole genome shotgun sequence encodes:
- the LOC134684352 gene encoding toll-like receptor 4 → MSKLKIERIDLSENIFESIDFDIGHLKCLKYLNLKNNRISYLSASAILQLVSIGNLNHNFKIDLSQNDFLCTCETINFVQWLGSTTVKLIGKKNYTCQLSDLTFVSIENIDEFYDTLSKDCLSKIPIIVALVASVSSVLIIICSGLIYRYRWKLRYAYYMIKIRSHKKMVLVENDDDKSYMYGAFVSYADEDGTFVHKQLQTKLEKEHGIILCLHKRNFLPGNDIATNITSAIHNSRKTIIIMSRNFLKSYWCMFEYNMARMESIYERSHENVLFLVFIDQMKSKELPLHILELVQSQSYIEYPNDEYGDTVFWDQITQVLSS, encoded by the exons ATGTCAAAA ttaaaaattgaaaggatTGATCTAAGCGAAAATATCTTTGAAagtattgattttgatattggTCATTTAAAATGTCTGAAATATCTCAACTTGAAAAATAATCGCATTTCGTATTTATCTGCTTCGGCAATACTACAACTAGTTTCTATTGGTAATTTAAACCACAATTTCAAAATCGATCTTAGTCAGAATGATTTTCTGTGTACTTGTGAAACAATTAACTTTGTACAATGGTTAGGATCGACAACTGTAAAGCTTATAGGAAAGAAGAACTACACATGTCAACTTTCAGATTTAACATTCGTGTCGATAGAAAATATTGATGAATTTTACGATACACTGTCGAAAGACTGCTTGTCAAAAATTCCTATAATTGTTGCACTTGTAGCGTCAGTGTCGTCTGTTTTGATAATCATATGTAGTGGATTAATCTATCGATATCGATGGAAATTGCGATATGCGTATTACATGATAAAAATACGATCTCATAAAAAGATGGTTCTAGTTGAAAACGATGATGATAAATCGTATATGTATGGAGCCTTTGTATCTTATGCAGATGAGGATGGCACATTCGTTCACAAACAATTACAAACAAAACTGGAAAAAGAACATGGAATCATTTTGTGTTTACATAAAAGGAATTTTCTGCCTGGTAATGACATCGCCACTAACATTACTTCCGCTATACATAATAGTCGCAAAACAATAATAATCATGTCTCGAAATTTTCTGAAGTCGTATTGGTGCATGTTTGAATATAATATGGCTAGAATGGAGAGCATCTACGAAAGAAGTCACGAAAACGTGctttttcttgttttcatagATCAGATGAAATCTAAAGAACTGCCATTGCACATCTTAGAGCTGGTACAATCACAATCGTATATTGAATATCCTAACGATGAATATGGTGATACTGTTTTCTGGGACCAGATTACACAAGTACTTAGTTCCTGA
- the LOC134685230 gene encoding retinol dehydrogenase 11-like, which produces MIVKITVVSVVLIAVGLSCLRRHMAGVRYNNTTTRLDGKTVLITGANTGIGKETAMDLAKRGARVILACRDIDKAKTAADDIKNRTGNANIIIKRLDLASLKSIKLFAGDINANENRLDILINNAGIMRCPYWKTENGFEMQFGVNHLGHFLLTNLLLDLIKKSAPSRILTVSSLAHERGTINFDDIYSEKSYDPGTSYSQSKLANVLFSRELAKRLEGTGVTTYSLHPGLIDTELKRHWEKESIILRIFFSIGQYIVKTPEEGAQTTIYCAVDEKLTSESGKYYSDCAEKTPSKEALDNEIANKLWTLSAQMVGLNTGST; this is translated from the exons ATGATTGTCAAAATAACCGTTGTATCAGTTGTTCTTATTG CGGTGggtttatcatgtttaagaCGGCACATGGCAGGTGTCAGATACAACAATACCACCACCAGATTAGATGGCAAGACCGTACTCATTACTGGAGCTAATACAGGCATTGGCAAAGAAACAGCCATGGATTTGGCTAAAAGGG GTGCTAGAGTAATACTTGCTTGTCGTGATATAGACAAAGCGAAGACAGCGGCTGATGATATCAAGAACAGAACTGGCAATGcaaacattataataaaacGACTAGATCTAGCCTCGCTGAAATCTATCAAGTTATTTGCTGGAGACATTAATGCCAATGAAAATAGATTAGACATCTTAATAAATAATGCAG GAATAATGAGATGCCCTTACTGGAAGACAGAAAATGGTTTTGAGATGCAGTTTGGAGTCAACCACTTGGGACATTTTCTCCTGACTAACCTACTACTTGATTTGATAAAGAAATCTGCTCCTAGTCGTATATTAACAGTATCTTCATTGGCACATGAAA gAGGTACAATAAACTTTGATGACATATACAGTGAGAAATCATACGACCCTGGAACAAGTTATTCTCAGAGCAAACTTGCCAATGTTCTTTTCTCAAGAGAATTAGCAAAGAGACTTGAAG GCACTGGTGTCACAACATATTCGCTGCATCCAGGTTTGATTGACACCGAGTTGAAACGACATTGGGAGAAAGAAAGTATAATACTAAGGATATTTTTTAGTATAGGacaatatattgtaaaaacacCAGAGGAAGGAGCACAAACAACAATATATTGTGCTGttgatgaaaaattgacaaGTGAATCAGGAAAATATTACAG tgATTGTGCAGAGAAAACGCCTTCAAAAGAAGCATTAGACAACGAAATCGCAAATAAACTGTGGACATTATCTGCACAAATGGTTGGATTAAACACTGGGAGTACTTAA